The sequence AAAACGCTCAGGGGTTTTCCCATACCATCAGGaaactaccaagccggtgtcaaggtttacgaagtttttccaggtcccactcgcagggtggcttggacgatgtctcctataccctggcgttcatagcccactgtcaccgcaatctcaggctgtcatttaACACCATCGGGCTGTACCTAGCGGGGATACAGCACTGCGCCATGCTTCATAATCCAAATAGAGGTTCCTTTTCTTCAGTGCAGACAGTCAAGGTGGCCCTTggggggatccagaagtgcggggatgcccctaccggccgtagacagcctgtctccggcgagatgtttaggcGACTCTCTTCCGCGCTGGATGGActtccttttgggcactctcctagtttgattattaaggcagccatgtatctcgggttttacgggttcctcaggccaggtgagttcaccagcacctcccctaaacgtcaggggttgcaggtgcgacagttgtcctgggcccatgaccattttgtcctctggctcccttccacgaaagccaaccagcatggaccaccctcggaggtcaggttttttaaaacctccaacgattggtgcccagtcatggtcctccgtcaattgctagccctgttgcaagatgcctCCCCAGAGGCCCCGCTGCTTCCTTGGCGTGGGAAACCCCTGACGTCAATCCAgtttgtgtcccacatcagaacgctggcctcaggtctcggttataacccgctggccatcacaggacactcgctccgaatcggagccgcgtcctcagcatcaaaaaacggggtcccggcgcacgtgattaaatgcatgggtaggtggcgctcttcttgcttcacgagatacatcccgaacccgcatgttgagatttcccaggcattttgtaatcttgctctctgagtggtattaaaggcttttggtcactactctgctctcctcgtttattttgcccactactaggcttaccctcgctcctggcttccggcacaacacagccagctaggtcaggggaagcgcttcacccactcatcacagttaagcctctcccataagtggaaggctgaaaagtcagcctgaatttgtgggaggggcatcttaccttcttaagctccagcccccagctcctcagggagcttctgttcacacccacccaccccccctgttctcaaacactccccttagggtacgcccactactaggcttaccctcgctcctggcttccggcacaacacagccagctaggtcaggggaagcgcttcacccactcatcacagttaagcctctcccataagtgtcCATTAACAGGTTAATAGTGACTGATCTTGTGCTGTTCAGCCCTATCCTGTGTACACAAGTATAAACCCGCCCTGTGGAGAACTGCAGTTTAGTTTCACTTTTCCTCTGTCAGCCATGGCGTCTGCTGATCTGAGAGCTGAGCTGGACTGCTCCATCTGTCTGCACACCTATACAGATCCTGTAATGCTGAGATGTGGACACAACTTCTGCCGGGTCTGTATTGATCGTGTACTGGATACACAGGACGAGTCTGGGGTCTATACCTGTCCTGAATGCAGAGAAGAGTTTCAGGAGCGGCCTGCACTGATGAGGAACTTAGCTCTGCGTAACATTATGGAGAATTTCCTGTTTACTCAACATAAAGAGACGGAAACCGGGATCTGCTGCACTTACTGTGTGGACTCTCCTGTACCTGCTGTTAAATCCTGTCTGATGTGTGAGGCTTCTCTGTGTGAGAAACACCTGAGAGTTCACAGCAAGTCATCAGAACATGTCTTATCTGACCCCAGGACTTCCCTGGAGAACAGGAAATGTTCTGTCCATAAGAAGATCCTGGAGTATTACTGCACCGAGGACTCTGCTTGTATCTGTGTGTCCTGCAGTTTGGTCGGAGAACATAAGGGACATCGGGTGGAGATGCTGGATGAGGCCTCtgagaagaaaaagaagaaactaCGACATGTTCTCAGGAAACTGACTGCAAAGAGACAGAAGACTGAGGAAAGAGTCCAGAACCTGGAGGAACGCTGGAGAAATGCTCAAGGAAAAGCATCTGGAGAAGCAGAGAGAGTCACTGTCCTGTTTACAGACATCAGGAGACAACTGGACGACCTGGAGAAGAGGGTCCTGAACGAGATCTCCAGGCAGGAAAAGGAAGAGTCACTCTCAGTCTCTTCTCTGATCCAGAAGCTGGAAATAAAGAAGGACGAGCTGTCCAGGAGGATGAGACACATTGAGGAGCTGTGTAACATGACTGATCCACTGACTGTCTTACAGGAACCAGATACAGGTGACTTGTGTGATCCTGAGGAGGAAGGAGGAGATGAGGACATAAATAGATGTCTCCATGATGTAGGTGATCTGGATGTGGCTGTGATCTCAGACAAATTACACACATTATGTGACCTAATAACAGATATAAGGAGAGGGATCTATATGGAGGGTCCTGGAGacatattactggatgtaaacaCAGCTGCTAATAATGTCCTGATATCAGACGACCTGAAAACTGCAACCTGGACACAAAATAATCAGAATCGTCCAGAAACAGCAGAGAGATTCCAGGATTATTATcaggtgatgagcagcaggggattTACCTCAGGGCGACATTACTGGGATGTGGAGAGCAGTGGATCAGTGATGTGGATGGTGGGGATGTGTTATCCCAGTATACACAGGAGGGGGCGTCAGTCATACATTGGAGATAATAACAAGTCCTGGATTTTGAGGAGGTGTAATAATCAGTATTCAGTGAGACATGACGGTAAAGAGATCCGGTTACCTGACAAGATCTCCATTGATAGAGTCAGGATATGTCTGGACTATGAGGCCGGGCAGCTGTCCTTTTATGAGCTGTGTGACCCCATCAGACACTTACACACCTTCACTGCCACCTTCACCGAGCCCcttcatgctgcattatctgtatGGAGAGGTTCTATAAAGATATCAGGGGGAAGCAGAAACTGGGAGAAACCTTCATAACCTATGAAATCTGTCCTGAGACTGGTGACAGAAACTGTTATCTGATTGGTGGATCATCTAGCCAATGGGATGAATGAGACAATGGGGCTACAGGTGATGGGTCCTATATTACAGCTGATCTTATGACTAGATCACATGGGTGGATGATCCACTGTACAGGTAGCTGATAATTACTCTCTGGGTGCAGCGATATACTGGAGACGGTATACTCAGGGAAAGAACATGTAATCTGAGGGCAAGTGcatagtgttaggcctcatgcacacgacagttgttttttgcgtccgcaaattgtgagtccgctaaaaaaaacggatgcggcaaccgtttttttttgggaggatctgttttttttcacagatcccttgtaataaatgcctatccttgtccgcaaatgtgaaaaaagtaggacatgcactatttttttggc is a genomic window of Bufo bufo chromosome 1, aBufBuf1.1, whole genome shotgun sequence containing:
- the LOC121005803 gene encoding tripartite motif-containing protein 14-like, producing the protein MASADLRAELDCSICLHTYTDPVMLRCGHNFCRVCIDRVLDTQDESGVYTCPECREEFQERPALMRNLALRNIMENFLFTQHKETETGICCTYCVDSPVPAVKSCLMCEASLCEKHLRVHSKSSEHVLSDPRTSLENRKCSVHKKILEYYCTEDSACICVSCSLVGEHKGHRVEMLDEASEKKKKKLRHVLRKLTAKRQKTEERVQNLEERWRNAQGKASGEAERVTVLFTDIRRQLDDLEKRVLNEISRQEKEESLSVSSLIQKLEIKKDELSRRMRHIEELCNMTDPLTVLQEPDTGDLCDPEEEGGDEDINRCLHDVGDLDVAVISDKLHTLCDLITDIRRGIYMEGPGDILLDVNTAANNVLISDDLKTATWTQNNQNRPETAERFQDYYQVMSSRGFTSGRHYWDVESSGSVMWMVGMCYPSIHRRGRQSYIGDNNKSWILRRCNNQYSVRHDGKEIRLPDKISIDRVRICLDYEAGQLSFYELCDPIRHLHTFTATFTEPLHAALSVWRGSIKISGGSRNWEKPS